The Gigantopelta aegis isolate Gae_Host chromosome 3, Gae_host_genome, whole genome shotgun sequence genome segment aacgcaaacagggtttttttcaaaaatattaaacaatgattaattaagaattgaacgatctatatactaTAATGGAAGATTTGTTGTAAAACTGTTAGAGTATGAATTATGAACTAATTAACATAAGGGagagcgtcaaattatttagaagatttatcagttactatattaaaattgcagttgtcaaaagttaAATTAGTGAACAgtgaatgtgaagactgactGGTTTCTAATTTCACTTTTCCTTTGTTGACGATTGGAGGATTTCATCAACCAGCATCTCCATTTCATCAGCAATACATGTCAAAATGCTATCCAAATCATTAACAATTTCCATTTTAGTGATAAACTTAATGTAAAGTCTCCACCAAAACTTTTGTGTCTGTCATCCGACATTGTGATTGTCGTCTGTCAGTTTGTCACTGTCACAGTGCAGACGatattggaataaaaataaaaacgatggaatcctcggggattccgttaatgtaattgataaaaagtagttctggtaataacattctgtttttatttctttaccgAAAATATGAAGTTTTCACTTTAATAGAAGAATTAACGTTGGTTTTTTAGATCACGTTAACCAATCtagacgcctattacaaaacagtaattataaaatggaattatatgtATTTGACAATTTAGTatgtacagtggactctgtctaaaccggattctgtgtaatccggatctctccgtaaaccggtccatttctaaagccccgtccagctaccgtttatctcttaggtataaatctctgcctaatccgtattcTGTttactccggactccggatcaaaatcaagaacaaaagaaccattcatgtattaattacctctgtctactccggattgggatttgactgaacgacgggctgcttaattaattgaacaatgatcgtcaatTGCCAAGTAAACAGGACGCCAatgcaagatcaaatacaaaatgtaatcgcacttgtgtgaagtttactcttatttcGATAGACCATTAGATCAGTCggattaatattagtgtgtgtgtgtgtgtgtatatttagtacaaatattagaacgaccagaaacacgtttaaagttctgccactaatattttatgcagaaaaatatatgtaattaggCCTACAAtagttaaaatgtctctgttagtcgataacatcttaaaaattgcagcaaactcaggaatgtccctttaagtatattttttttatgtctgtgaaataatcgattgcaagtttggcttgtatgactgtttcccaatcaaatgtcattgttgatcattcaagaaccataactctggatgaactctgccttaaccggtcctctatgtaaactGGACTATTTCGACAGTACGAATTGAGTCCACTGTATATTCATTTACAtgttgaacattttgttttagcattTATTCAAGTTCTATTGATTTTTCCCTTAACTGAAAATCAGGGGACACAACAAAAGTTCTGACAGGTTCAGCAGACAACACATGTAAATTATGGGATTGTCAAACCGGTAAGTCTTTGAAACTTCAGATTGTTAGATATGATTTATCAAAATGTGGCATGTGCCGTCTTTTTGACAGAATATTAAAAACGGTGTTCCAGTGTTCTAGGTAAAGGATAAACCATGGAATTTGGTTAATAGCAAATTGTATGAGCCCTGTTATTTAATAGTCATCAATTAAACAATACGCTGAGGTGTTCTTAAATAAtccataggtttttttttttttttcttttagacAAATTTATGATTAATCACAATGTGGTTTTTGTGGTCtttttaacagaataataaaaacagtgttagCAAAGTGTATGAGCTCTGTATGTTATTCATTAACCATCAGTTAAACAATGTGATGAGGTGTTCTTAAACATACCGGTAATCcatagttttctttctttcaggtAAACAGATTGTTTCACTTGAAACGAAAACAGCAGTAAGAGCATGTGGCTTTTCATATGGTGGAAAGTTGGTGATGTACACCACAGACAAAACAATGGGTTTTCCCTGTGAAATTAACATCTTTGATATTACAGATCATTCACAAATTGGTAAGAtgttttaactaaaaaaaatatttctttatttttggaggttcaaatacattttttaaatgcatttttgtgttCAAAGatgtaataacattaaaaaaaaaaaaaattaccattaaatgatTGCATGCTTATTTGTCAAATAAGAATGGGATGTAGATCTGTGGTAGAGCATTCAATTGAGGTTTGATTGGTTGTAGGATCGATTGCCCTCAGGGACTTGTCCTCCTATCCCAACCATTGGCCCATGACTGATGTACGACTGTCCCCATTGtgaggaaaatgcatataaaagatctgttacTTCTTTTTTATCGGTTGACAacatcgctctctctctctctctctctctctctctctctctctctctctctctctctctctctctctctctctctctctctctctctctctctctcaatcaatagctgtagtttaaaatgtgctgaggtgtcattaagtAAATAATCGTATCGGACAGTGCTGGTTAAttcatgtacattatatatccAGACATCCCAATGTTTTTGGCCAAAGTCAGTGTCATTGGCCAACATACTGAGGTAACTAATACTTAAATAGTCAAATCTGtaaaaatattccttttatacatatttaatcgagcaagtgtttttgtttacgaCTGTTAGGTTTGTAGATTTCTTGTAATATTTAAGTAAATTATTGTAGTTTCTGGTGAACCAATGATGAAAATACTCATTGATGGATCAAAAGTTACCTCTGCTGTATGGGGACCTTATGAAGAAACCATCATTACAGCTCATGAAAATGGTGATGTATCAACATATGAACTGAAGGTACTTTTATTACATCTGCATTGTTATCTGGGGAGTGCATGATTGGGCACTTGAATTTCAGTGAGAACTATTCTTAAAATTGCACCAATCGATCAGATTGGAACAGAAGCCAAGTAATGGTTGTTGaaaatatctttatcatttGTTTTTAGAGCACTGCATGAAGAGTGCATGATACTGGGTTAGAGATGTTGTGTTGTGCATGCACTGCATGACACTTGATCACAGatcgacaaatccactagccgtcAGTCCCTTCTAGTGAATGTTTTGTCTGGGCTAGTAAAATTATCAAAGCTTCTGTAAGGGCTACTttctttgtcaaacatttgtccaACACTGCACTTTATACAATTATCATCTGCCATCGTTGATTCTGCTCACACCACTTTCATGTCGGGAATTGTTGAAATCCAATCATAACTGAATTCTGAATCACTTATTTAGGATTCAGATTATTCTGGTTGCTAGAATTGCAAAATTATCATGTCcatggtgaattttttttttttaaaggatccCACAAACATAGAACATCAAAAACATGTcttgatgatactgatgataatgaaatgaatgttgaCAACTAAAATGGGCTGTGCTCCACACATTTAGCTAAATTATATCACTATCACCAAAGTGCTGATACTGATGATAATAGAATGAATGTTGAAGCTACAGTATTTTCCTTTCAGTATAAGATAACTAAAATGGGCTGTGCTCCACATTTTTAGCTAAATAATATCAGTGTCACCAGAGTGCTCGGTACATGGAATTTAGCAGGGCTAATGTAATGGAATctggaaatttttttaaagctaaTTTTCAGTTATGTACCTCATTTCCTTGAATGTTATTCAAAAGTGgtcaatttaaagaaaattttattagcTAAAGACTAAGTGTTATATTgactttgtaaaaaataataattagcaATTGGATAATTTAGCAATGGATAGGGTGAGACCTGATTTAGTGCTTGCCTGGTAATTATTTCCTATTTGGGATTAtaattaaaccaaataacttcagactgggtcaaagttttaagttcaaacttttgatagagcagttataACCACAattcctgtcattggtgataaatgtttgttggttgtaaaaaaaaaattagttttatttggGACAAAaaggtatgcaattttatttcatccagtaccactgtgtcaagtagccttgtcaggtacctatttttaaaaaaaaggtactcAGATTTTGTGttgaactagggtagtcatagatgctcccctttatctctgaaatgagcagcttaaccccccCAATCATTTTTCTGCTTTACTTTAAGagtgagaggtggtagtatttatatctgtggtgtatatgtcgattcaTACGTTGTAGATAGGAGTTTTTgccacatatgttattattgtcatctatgtgatttgatttggtggtatacatgtacaccCAATACACTCGGGAGACCCACCCATAATCGTGGTTAACAAGTGGGTGAAACTTTATGCATGTATGTGGCCTCACACCATATTATTAAGTGTAGAAATGTACGCACTTTGGATTGGAGTTAATACTGGAATGAAAAATCCACCATTACCTTAGTTGCGACAcaaaccaagtacctaccagtctcAAGTTAGTGGCTTAACAAAAGTTCAATTTACGTTCTGAATAAAGTGCCAAAATAACACTGTCAgcaaacaatattattaaactTAGTAAATACTCTTGGTTTCTTCACAGATGTTCTGACAAATTATATTCCTTTCAGACAGGTCAAAAGATTAATGGAACTAAAGCCCACACAAAGCAGATAAATGGCCTACAGTTCAACAAGGAGTGTTCTTTATTAATCACTGCTTCGAAGGATGCAACAGCTAAGGTGAGATTAAgatcataattttatttaatacaatttttagtAGGTTTCAGAGAAAACTCTtagtatataatttgtttttcctTTCATCTGAAGTGCAGTCATTACAACTATATAttgcaccccccacccccaaaagaAGTGTTGATATGCTTTAATGAAATGGAATCTTTAAACATAGATCACAATTTTTCTGTTTTTccttatattaataaaatcatatactgatattattttatccgtgaaataaaaagttaattattttagcagtatttcatattttgtattcTTCTGCTTAgtttgataaaatatatatttttttttgcagttaTTCGACACCAAGACATTAGAACATCTGAAGACATACAAGGCTGATAGACCTGTAAACTCTGCTGCAATCTCACCATTATATGATCATGTAAATATGCATTTTTGGGTTTCAGCGTTAAGTCAACAATTGCCTCTGGTGAACTGAAAAATACTTGCACATAACTGAAATCTGCCTCTTTGAGTTGCCCATCTGGTATATTTTTGCAAAATTTGGATCATGAAATGGTTTTGAGACTTTCAGtactaaattaaatttaaatagaaTCGTGAGcacaatgataaataaaacaaatctgtATTGGTtactgcatttttaaaaatttgaatttttaaaaactgatgtCCAGCTGACACAGCAAAGTCAAATGATCAGTATTGAACAATATcagaacattttataatatctgaAAGTTGCAATTTTCAGCAAGTAACAATTAATTTATAAGAAATGATTCAGTTATACAAATACCAGACAGATATTAATTTTCTGTACAAATATGTACACTAGTTACTGCTGGTATTACACACTGGATCAATTCATGTTGGAATAAGACATTTTCTTCATCACACACCAGGCATATTTTATGTTGACAGATGTTCACTAGTATTCAGGGTTCGCACGTATCCTGGAAAaccctggaaagtgcttaaattttattttcatcctggaaagtgcttaaaacTCCTGGAAAAATGAATTAACCCCCTGGAAAGTCCTGgaattttactattttttatatatatattttttcatttaataataattatttggaaaatatatttataaatgatcgCGTTTGACGTCTGGTTCCAAACTATATCCTTCATGCAACAGTAATTAATTATAAGAGGTCGACTGCCATTGGTCAACTGTTAACATGTATACACAGTAAGAAGGCGTGGACATAAATGAACACAACTTGTGATTGGTTGaataaattatgtaattgtAAGCAGTCTTGTTTCTAACATTTGTGAGTTCGAAACTACTgtcaaagataaataatttaGTAGATAGCTGTAACCAGCGCCTTCCAACAATGTCTGCTATGCTTCTGTGCAGCGAGACTCGTGCAAAAGTTGAGAACTTGTAGTTGACCATAAACTTTTGATCTCCATTGAAGTCTTAGACGACCCAATACACAGCAAAACGGTATCCACAAGTTGAGGCATGTCATCGAAGcgaccaattaactaaataaataatcattttatAGGTTAGTTTTGATTGTTTGTGATATGAATTGGTGATAACAAAGAGTCCACTTCAAGAGATTATTTTTGTGCTATCAATGAATAATGTGGTTGACATTTAGTTATTCATGGAAacgggtataattccggtacaTTTTCTATTTGAAACACGATGTCACTAATgagtttaaaataattagtaatgaaaataaaacatgtatataagatttatgtaattttgtcattaggtactttttaaaaaacacaaataaataatgatttaaagtacatacatgtactctaTATGCACTGACTTACAAacgtaataccgtaaatgtattaattaatgttagaCGTTTTGTGacttacaatttttatttatttatttattattatttttttattattattttttgggggggggggggggggggataatagATGTGGATAATACCGGTATTTAAACATTGCTGTCTCTTTTTCTTGATAGTTTTGGGTAgaagattgattttttttttaatttaaaaaatctggataatataaattaaacataacattttatttatttatttttatataacgacaccccagtacattgtttatttattgattgtttatttgtaagtgaattgcaagtcttttaaaaaaaaaaaaactttgatgGATTATTATTCTTTCAAGGTTTTAGATCTCATTAATTTAAGCACAACTGTTTTTTTGTGTTCTGAGCACTCTTAGTCTTAGATCTTGTTAGTATAGTAATGTTAACAGCTGGTAAAGATGTTGCTGAAATCCATTTCAATTTATATCAGCTTAACATTTTAGTGGTATtgagataaaaatatttttgaggttagcatataacattgtttatacTCAATTTGGGCCTGCTTGTTTTGggcatatatattttgggcaCAATTTTAGGCCTTTCGCCTTGACTTTGGTGCAGTCAAAAAGTCCCATCtatataaagttatataattctgaatcatgaccaaaaataaatgaatcgaccaaaaataattgaaaccTTCAAAAATATTTCCACAATGTGGTTAGATATGTATTATGGTTATGGAGTGTTTTGCTGTAAGATCCAGCATTGAGACACAGATGCATGCACACCCGCACACacacagtaaaaaaaaaccctgcacactacaatatttttttatttatgtatttttacaacTTTAGCATCCATGTAATATATCTAGATTAGGTGTAGCTTATATTTGAGACATAACAACctataaataaacagtttactgGGTGCCATCAAAAAATCTTTTTCAGGTAATATATTCAGACTCctggaaaaatgtaaaaaagCCCTGGAAAATGAACCAAAATGGTGcttaaaagtcctggaaaataaaaatgttttgagtgtatgaatactgtattatatatgttattttgGAAGTAGAATTTGTATTTGTCTTGCCTTTACAAAAGTAAAAAGGAGAAATATAGATGTCAacttttgtgttaaaataaaagttttacgTTTAGATCCGTGTCTCACAAACCTAGGTCaatgtagtcataatagctgttgatgcatggtattgtggtctattagagtgcgctgtgcggcccaatacctctgacttcagcactCGAGGTTTCTGTTGGGGTTACCTCACTcttagtccatatcagtctagACTACCCATTGGCCAAAGCTCCTGCTAGCATAGCTCTCTGGGACACTGAAACATACAAGCCTCCTCACCACATCAAGGAATGGACTGTGAAGGTGCCTAGGTctttgaaacttggtttatagttgcacctatggatgttcatgaCAGTGCACCAAAACATGGTAGGCGAAATATTTAATTCCGCAGAATTTTTATgcatctgaaatgtttaattttgttttgttagctTACCTATTCAAGTGTCTGCTTAATTCCATCTTTCTGAACAGGTTGTACTGGGAGGAGGTCAGGAAGCGATGGACGTCACAACAACATCCACAAAAATAGGAAAGTTTGACGCAAAGTTCTACCACTTAGTCTTTGAGGATGAATTTGGAAGAGTTAAAGGTCATTTTGGTCCAATCAACAGTGTTGTGTTTCATCCAGATGGCAAAAGGTAACAGTTCTTTGCATAAGTTTATGttacttattattattctgtAACTGGAtaactttctctctctctttctgccAAGATGCATTTAGGAAACAAATAATTACAGATGTatcagatatattatattatttttgttttcaagttctttgtttttttaaacttttactcCAGCTACCTCcagaatgttgttttttaatatataatttttgttaacatttatatcttgaaaaataacattatatttatatacctttTTCATTCCACAAGTACCCAACCCCCGTCATATTGctatacattttaacaaaaattatttttcttttgttttagttaCTGCAGTGGTGGTGAAGATGGATATGTTAGAGTACACACCTTTGATCAGTCCTATTTTGACTTGAAGTTTGAATACTGATACAGATTATTTTAATAGTGAACCTGCAACATGACAATtttaaaacgaaacaaaaaaagaaaaaagtcaaaattgaaatttaattttgtgttttgttcttaattttattttcaagtaGCAAATATTCTGGCAGTAGAATTCATCCAGTATGTTTGCTGTATTTTATCTAATAAGTAtgaaaaaccacaaaaaaattaGCATCAGGAAAAATTGATGTTTTTTCTGTTATGTTGGACGTGTGAATTTGTTCTATTCCTACATTATTCCATGGTGACCAAGACCTTGTTTACACAATTTCTCAAGAATAAATAGATGAATATTAAGCAATTATGTCACTGAGATGAGACAAATACAATGTTGTATAGAGATATAAAAAAACCTAATATTGATCAAGGTCGGAGGCTGATATTAATTTTTTGAGCTTCATAAAACATCATATTGGTCTCATCTCAgtgccaaaattgttttattaaaaaaacaccccaaaacataAACTTGGTCCAATTACAAGCAGTGCGAGTCGTGCACTATACAATATAGTAAGCACAAATATATTGCTAACTATGACTTCATACATAAGACACTACAATTTCCAAATTCTGTCAAGCAATCCATGAAGCACTCACTGGTAAGGAGATTCCGTTTTACACCTGAAATAGTGCAATATCAGGATTTATGGATTCGTAAAACCAGAGTAGTGCAATATGATCTCAAATGGAATCACAATTGACAAGTTGACGTCATGTTGACCAATTGGAAGTCGTGTAGAATATGCATGAGGTAATAAAGACTAATattaaatcatatatacacCAAGGTCTGATAGTCTGTCAGTTGTTTAGATATGAGACTTAAAACTGAACTACTATCAGATatttggtctacaataaacCGTTGATCATGTAATAAAAAGAATTCCAGAAGCAAAATCATTAGTTAAACAGATTTTGAAAGCAGTTCGGTTGATCCTCTCTTAATTGAATATGTTCTATAAATCCTACCAGAATCCTTGCCACATCATGCCTCAATCTTGTTTTGTACATGAATAAATGGACAAATCACATGGTCTACAGatgtaacagaatttttttttttatttaacaacacactcgacattttatttatggttatatggtatcagacatggttaacgaccacacattgagagaggaaacccgctgtcgccacttcatgggctgctcttttcgattaacagcaagggatcttttatatgcaccatcccacagacagggtagtacatatcacggcctttgatatatcagtcatggtgcactgtctgaaacgagaaatagtcccagaccgaccgcgcatcgagcgagcactttaccactgggctacgtcccacccagaTATAACAGAAtcataaacatattttgaaaatacttttattaataGTATTCAATTTTAAGTGTCCAGCAACTGTTAAAAACTGTTcagtatttatacatgtatttcaaaaatTGCCTCGGTCAGAAATTTGGTGGTGGAATAAAAGCTTTCTAACCTGCACCACTCGAGATAATCTGCATTACAAATAATATCTATAAAACAATTTGGGTGGCTCTCCTGCCCTCATGTAAAAATGTTTGGAACAgcctattattaattaatacaattatttaagatataagtaaaaaattaaatattttatcacagtttTTAGCaactataacaaataaaatatgattggtACAACACAAAAAACCTGGCAGAATATTATATACAACCCCAGCAGTTAAGATAATATCCATGGGGAAAATATTGATTATAGTCTGCAGCAATTgctagagagaaagaaaaactgCAGCAACCTCCACAGCATTGCTGATTGTTGTTGGCGATTGTCTGCGTTGTATATAGTCATTTTATTAAGCATAAGCTatcaatttgtttaaatttgtcCTTGATTAGAATATCCCAGCAAAAAGGTTGCTTCCAACATCTGGTACTTCAGCAATGCTATCTGAtctgaaattaaaaaacccatattaagatttcaaacatttttagCAACAATAATTGGTTAAGAATACATGATGTATGCTGAAACAGCTGAATCAAAATGTTGGTCACATGTGGTTAATGCAGGATACCTATTTCAACATCAAAAAGGGAAAATATCCTACATCACTGAACAATTGCCATTTTAAAACTAACTTATGGTAAAATAAGGTACATTTGAATTTAAAGTATAGCCTACATTAGAACCAGTCATAATGAGTGATTGAATACGAAAAGAAAATGAATGCTTTTAATGATATGTTGTGACATTTTAAAACGGACTATGTGGGCATTTGGTCTGGATTGAGGAGAAATCCACTGCTGCCACACAGGTTATTTCTGACACGAACCACATCCTGTAACATAGGCTACATGGTGTATTGGCGATATTATACTATGgtaaacaatgtttttgttgaacATTCTTGCCTTACCTGTATGGCTGGAAGAAACTGCTGGTCATCTCTGTCTTATTTGAAGATGGCATGATGGTATTCAGAGCATCTTCTTCACATGGTAAAATATCTTGTTGATTAAACTAAAGAAACACAGAtatttacattacatacattaatgaaaaaatatttttgcttACAGATTCAAGTTGAGCATCAgtgtattgatattttaaatgcaattACCTGAGTAGTAGTAATCGGTATTATAatgattaaaatgaaaatatcaggGCTCACCGTGTCTATTGTCAAATTAGCTACATTTAGTCTTTATCttttattccttaaattaacattattataagttttcaaggaaatactctacatttctAAATATTCGCTAAACGTAAATTTGTTCCAGTGGTGAGCactgaaatgtatttaaaaagtgaaaatctCCAAATCCCATATTATGACATGAAACTGTTTCATTGGCTACTAGTAATATATTTGTTGCTGCAGAAAGAAGAATAACAATCATTGTTTAGATGAGAAACATTACTGCAATTACTTACAATAAATTCACAGTTTGCTTGATTTGGACtgtaagaagaaaaaacaaaactacatgAACACGATTGGCCAAACCAAAACTACGTGAACACGATTGGccaatat includes the following:
- the LOC121367803 gene encoding eukaryotic translation initiation factor 3 subunit I-like, which produces MKPILLHGHERSITQLKYNREGDLIFSCAKDLQPNVWFSLNGERLGSFVGHNGAVWCIDVNWDTTKVLTGSADNTCKLWDCQTGKQIVSLETKTAVRACGFSYGGKLVMYTTDKTMGFPCEINIFDITDHSQIVSGEPMMKILIDGSKVTSAVWGPYEETIITAHENGDVSTYELKTGQKINGTKAHTKQINGLQFNKECSLLITASKDATAKLFDTKTLEHLKTYKADRPVNSAAISPLYDHVVLGGGQEAMDVTTTSTKIGKFDAKFYHLVFEDEFGRVKGHFGPINSVVFHPDGKSYCSGGEDGYVRVHTFDQSYFDLKFEY